The nucleotide sequence ATGTTAAATCACTCAGCAATCAGTCCTGTGAGCAAATGGATAAAGAGGCAAAAATTGCCCCTGCCGACAGCAAGTACACACAGCGCCTGAATAAAATTGCAGATGCACTGGGTCATGACATCAACGGTACACCAGCCAACTACAAGGTTTATCTGACAAAAGACGTTAACGCCTGGGCAATGGCTAACGGCTGTATCCGGGTGTACAGCGGCCTGATGGACATGATGAACGACAATGAAGTGGAAGGCGTTCTCGGCCACGAAATGGGCCACGTTGCGCTGGGGCACACGCGTAAAGCGATGCAGGTGGCCTATGCTGCGACTGCTGCTCGTACTGCTATCGCCTCCGCGGGTGGTGTCGCGCAGTCCTTGTCAGAATCTCAGTTAGCCGATCTGGGCGAAAAACTGGTTAATTCCCAGTTCTCTCAAACGCAGGAAACGCAGGCCGATGATTACTCCTTTGATTTGCTGAAGAAACGCGGCATCAATCGGGAAGGTCTGGCAAGCAGCTTTGAGAAACTCGCCAAACTTGATGCGGGCCATGAGAGCAGCATGTTTGATTCCCACCCTTCATCTGAAGGGCGCGCCAAACACATCCGTGAGCGCATTGCTGCCGAGAAGTAACCTCGCGTTCTGATAACTCACAAAGCAGACACACCGCGGGCAATTGAAAAAATCTCAATTGCCCGCTAGTCATCCGACCACTATCATCCCCGTCGTATTCGCTGTAAGCTGTCATGCAATTGCCATCTTTAATCTCACCATCGTCATGATGATAGGATTTAAGAATTAATCGATAATAAATAGATAGCTATTTTCAATCGCACTAATTTTTCGTTCTCTTTTTAAGAAACGATACTCAGTGGATTTCCAGACGCGGAAAAGCAGTAATCCACGAATGCGGCGACATACCGACAAACAGGCAACCACGATTAGTCCAGAGACCAACGTCTCAATCAGCAAGAATCTTGGGGTAACCCCCTGTATTTAAAGATAGAAATAAAACAGTAAATCAAGCATACTATGTTAAACCAATAAAATTTTTTCCAGTTCGATCATATAGATATATGATAAACCCTGTTGTCTCTTCCGCAGGTTTCTCTAGAGGCTCCACCTTTTAGCGATTTAACAGCATTTCAGGATCGCGATTTCTTAATAACTGGATAACATCAGCGGCAATTATTGGTTTGTGGCCACCTTCAGACAATAAACTCATATGTGTTAAAAATCATGGATGTGAGAATTTTCAGTAAATGCAATTTTACCACGGTAGGATTACGGGAAATCCTATCCAGTATCCCTATGCTCTCGATAAAGCCCGTCAACAGGTTTACGCTGCAGCAAGGCAAGAAAAAATGTATTTTCATCATTGACGGTAGCAGTGAAGGCTTTGAGGAATACTATGAGTCGATAAGAACTCACTTTTATAATATGGCGTCGTCATTCGTTATCATCAATAATTCCCCCAATCACCCTCCCGTGTGTATTGACGAAAAAACGATTCTTATTTCAAAGTCAGCTGCCATCGATTCTTTTTATAAATTACTCGATTTCGTCCACCTTCACGATCGCCGTTTATTCAGTCCCGTCAGGTTGTCAAAGTCTGAATATGCCGTATTCCAACACTGGTGTGCAGGCTACACGGCGGAAGCGATTGCCGATATCATCGGATTAAATAAGAAATCAGTACTGAACAGCAAATCACGATTACTGAATAAATATGGCGTTCAGGATAAAAACTCTTTACTGCTAATTGCTAAGATTATCTTCAAAGACAGCGTCATTGAAGAATTTGATTCCCTTCCCAAACCAGCAACCGATATCAATATAAGTAATTCGCTTATCTGATCGATAGCCGAAAAAAAGGGGATCCGCGCTCGCATCCCCTTTTACTTCGTCAGTCACACTTATTCTTCGTCTTCCAAATAAGTATAGCCGTACAGCCCAGACTCAAACTCTTCCATGAACTGCGCCTGAAGTTCAGCATCCAGATCGGTTTCTTTAACCTGATCGCGGAAACGGGTCATCAGCACTTCAGGGTCAAGCTGCACATATTCCAGCATGTCGGCAACCGTATTACCTTCGTCGGATTCTTCAATCTCAACGGTGCCGTCTTGGAAGACAAACACGTCAACGGTCGATGTATCGCCGAACAGGTTATGCATGTTCCCCAGAATTTCCTGATAGGCACCAACCATAAAGAAGCCCAGCAGCGGCGGATTTTCTGGATCGTAAGGCGGCATTGGCATCGTGGTCGCAATGCCGTCGCCATCGACATAATGATCGATCGTACCGTCGGAATCACAGGTGATGTCCAGCAGCACTGCACGGCGTTCAGGCTGCTTATCCAGCCCTTCCAGCGGCAGTACCGGGAACAGTTGATCGATACCCCATGCGTCCGGCATGGATTGGAACAGCGAGAAGTTGACATACAGCTTATCCGCCATCCGCTCCTGTAACTCATCAATCACCGGCCGGTGCGCACGGTTACTCGGATCCAACTGCTCCTGAATCAGCTTACAGATGCTCAGATAAAGCTGCTCTGCTTTCGCACGCTGTGTCAGATCCAACATGCCGTGCGTGTACTGGGTATGCACATCGTGCAAATCCATCTGGCTGTCATGCAGCCACTCACGTAGCGAACGGCGCTTTCCTGGCTGCTTGATTTCCTTCCAGGTCGACCACAGGCTCTCCAGCGCGCGCGGCGCATCTTCTTCCGGCTCGGTAGGTTCGCTGAATTCGTTGCGTTCCACCCCGATAATATTGGAAACCAGTACGGTATGGTGCGCGGTTACCGCACGACCGGATTCGGTGATCACCGTCGGATGCGGCAGCCCGTGTTCGTTACAGGCATCGCCGATGCCCCAAATCACGTTGTTGGCGTATTCATTCAGGCCATAGTTCACTGAACAATCGGACTGAGAGCGCGTGCCTTCATAGTCCACGCCCAAACCGCCACCGACGTCAAAACACTGGATATTCACGCCCAGCTTATGCAGCTCGACATAGAAACGCGCGGATTCACGTACGCCCGTCGCGATATCACGGATATTCGCCAGCTGCGATCCCAGATGGAAATGCAGCAGTTGCAGGCTATCCAACCGCCCCGCTTCACGCAGCATCTCAACCAGTTGCAGGACCTGAATCGCCGCCAGACCAAATTTGGATTTTTCGCCGCCGCTGGATTGCCACTTGCCCGAGCCCTGGGAAGCCAGACGAGCGCGGACGCCAAGACGCGGCACCACGTTCAAACGCTCGGCCTCTTCCAGCACCAGACGAATCTCGGACATCTTCTCGATGACCAGATACACCTTATGGCCCAGCTTTTCGCCGATGAGAGCCAGACGGATGTATTCACGGTCTTTATAGCCGTTACATACAATCACCGTGCGCGTCATGCCGGCGTGGCCCAGTACCGCCATCAGCTCAGCTTTTGAGCCAGCTTCCAGACCTAGCGGTTCACCGGAATTCGCCAGTGACTCAATGACGCGGCGGTGCTGGTTGACCTTAATGGGGTAAACCAGGAAATAGCCGCCTTCATAGCCAAAGGATTCGCGAGCCTGTTTAAACGCAGCGTTAATTGAACGCAGGCGATGCTGCAGGATTTGCGGAAAGCAGAACAGCGCAGGCAGGCGCTGATGGTGGTCTTTCTGCATATCTTTGACCAATCTGGCCAGATCGACGCGAGCTTCTGGTACGTCAGGATCCGGACACACGCTAATGTGGCCGAGCTCATTGACGTCATAGTAATTATTGCCCCACCAGGCAATATTGTAGGTACGAAGCATTTCGCTGGCATTACGGTCATTCATGGCAACCTCCTGCATAGAGCGCAAATTTTCATGTTTACCCGTCGCTGACGAGCCGTGATGAATCATGTCGTCAGACATAACGAACCTCTTCTTTTTCTAAACTGCTGATCACATCAGTACCTGAATAAACCGCCCACATGAGCATACCTGCAACATGCGGCGTCGACAGTGAAAAAACCGGCGTAGTGAAGTATGCCGTCACTTTATTACTCTTATTAGTGTAAAACACGTTGTCAGGCTCCGTGTTACGGGTCGATAAAACTCGTTGTGAAAATCACCGGGCGAACGTGACCAGAAAGGCGTTAAACGCTTCTGGCAGAAAGAATAACAGGCGGATTAACCAGCCCTGGAGTCCTGTGTCGAATTTAAAGACAGGCTACATCGGGAAACGGAAAAGAAGGGTTGAGTCGCGGACGCGGTAGCGTCAAAAGGGACATATTGCGAAAGCAATATACTCAGTAAACAACGGATCATTAATCCTACCACCTCCACGTGCGCCGCAGGTTATGCGGTCAGCTCTCAATAAGAAATTCAAGATATCGCGGATTGCATCACCGCTCGCCGTTTATACCTACATGCTACTGGAAAAGCAAAATGAAAATTGTCGCTAGCCATCTCTTGTAAAAGAAAAAACGGCCGATGATAAAAGGACGATGGCATGCTAATGCGAAAAACTACTGGCACTGAGACTAAAAGGTGACCTAGAATAGCCATCCAGATGTTAATCCGTCTATACCGATTAACTGATACACTGCTTAACGGCTTTGATTTGAAGGTAAAGAAACTCATGGCTAAACACCTTTTTACGTCCGAGTCAGTCTCTGAAGGACATCCTGATAAAATTGCTGACCAGATTTCTGATGCGGTTCTCGACGCCATTCTGGAGCAAGACCCAAAAGCGCGTGTCGCTTGTGAGACTTATGTAAAGACCGGAATGGTGTTAGTTGGTGGCGAAATCACCACCAGCGCCTGGGTCGATATTGAAGAAATTACCCGTCGTACCGTGCGTGATATCGGTTATGTCAATTCCGAAATGGGCTTTGATGCTAACTCTTGCGCCGTACTGAGTGCGATTGGTAAGCAGTCTCCTGACATCAATCAGGGCGTTGACCGCAGCGATCCGCTGGAGCAAGGCGCAGGCGATCAGGGGTTGATGTTCGGCTACGCGACCAATGAAACCGACGTGCTGATGCCAGCCCCCGTGACTTACGCGCACCGTCTGGTTCAACGTCAGTCAGAAGTGCGTAAGAGTGGCATTCTGCCGTGGCTGCGCCCGGATGCTAAAAGCCAGGTTACGTTCCTGTACGACGATGGCAAGATTGCCGGCATCGATGCCGTGGTACTGTCTACCCAGCATTCAGAAGACATCAGCCAGAAAGATCTGCATGAAGCGGTGATGGAAGAGATCATCAAACCGGTTCTGCCTGCCGAATGGCTGTCTGCCAATACCAAATATTTCATCAACCCAACCGGACGCTTTGTTATCGGCGGCCCAATGGGTGACTGCGGCCTGACCGGTCGTAAAATCATCGTTGATACCTACGGTGGCGCGGCGCGTCACGGCGGCGGTGCATTCTCCGGTAAGGATCCATCTAAAGTAGACCGTTCTGCAGCCTATGCCGCGCGCTATGTTGCCAAGAATATCGTCGCGGCAGGCCTGGCCGATCGCTGCGAAATTCAGGTGTCCTACGCTATCGGCGTAGCAGAACCGACCTCTATCATGATCGAAACCTTCGGCACAGAGAAAGTGTCTACCGAGCAACTGACGCTGCTGGTACGCGAATTCTTCGATCTGCGTCCTTACGGCTTAATTCAGATGCTGGACCTGCTGCACCCGATTTATCAGGAAACGGCAGCCTATGGTCACTTTGGCCGCGAACATTTCCCGTGGGAAAAAACGGACAAAGCCGCACAGCTGCGCGAGGCCGCTGGTCTGTAATCTGCACATGTAAGCCTGAGGTATGACGGGTATAAAACGGCGAATGAGAGTTCGCCGTTTTTCATTTTGATGTCCCCTGCATTTCCCTCCGCGTCACCTATTGCGTCTCCCTGCTACTCACTTTATCCTCACCGAATATGAACACACCCCGAATCCCCATTGCCAGCCATCAGGCTGTGATGCGCTGTCTGCGTGATAAATTGCAGCAGGCCAACCTCACTTTGCAAACTGACTACACTGAGCCAACGGTAAACTACCAGCAGCGTGGTGCTACGGCAGGAACGGCCTGGCTGCAACACTGGGAGATTCGGCTGAATCCCGTCTTGTTGCAGGAAAATCAGCAGGCCTTTATCGATGAGGTGGTGCCTCATGAACTGGCCCATCTGCTGGTCTACGCGCGTTTTGGCCGTGTCGCACCACATGGCAAAGAGTGGCGCTGGATGATGGAAAACGTCCTGCGTGTTCCGGCAAAACGCACGCATCGGTTTGCAGTGCAGTCCGTGCAGGGGAAAACCTTCACGTACCTGTGCGATTGCCAACGGCATGAACTGACGATCCGCCGACACAATCGGGTGCTGCGCGGCGAAACAGAATATCGCTGCCGTCGTTGCGGGAAAACCTTACGTCATGATGTAAAAAGTTCTATTTAAAAGGGAATTTCCAGTTTTAAAAACTGCTTTTGCATTTGCCTGCCGACGAGACATCCGGTAGTCTGCCAACTTTACAGCCTGTGGATTATTTGGAATATGCTACGCAAAATTCTCGCTATCTCCGCCGTTGGCGCGGCGCTGTTTTCGGCCACCGCGTTAGGTCAGAACATCAATAATTTTTCGCAGGCAAAAGCCGCCGCAGTCGAAATCAACCGGGATGCGCCGGGTTCGTTTTACTGCGGCTGCAAAATTACATGGCAAGGCAAGAAAGGCACCCCCGACCTTGAATCCTGCGGCTATCAGGTCAGAAAAAATGAACAGCGTGCCAGCCGTATCGAATGGGAACACGTTGTACCGGCCTGGCAGTTCGGCCACCAGCGCCAGTGCTGGCAGGATGGCGGAAGAAAGAACTGTAGCAGCGACCCCGTCTACCGTGAGATGGAAACCGATTTGCATAACCTGCAACCGGCTATCGGCGAGGTCAACGGCGATCGCGGCAATGCGATGTATGGGCAGTGGAACGGTGGTACATCCCAGTACGGCCAATGCGAGATGAAGATCGATTTTAAAAACAATCTGGCAGAGCCACCTGCTCGCGCTCGCGGCCAGATCGCCCGTACCTATTTCTACATGCGCGATCGCTATCAGTTACGCTTGTCCAGTCAGCAAACTCAGCTGTTCGAAGCCTGGGATAAGCAGTACCCGGTCACACAGTGGGAATGTACCCGCAATCAGCGCATCGCCGCAAAACAGGGAAACCCGAATCCCTACGTTCAACAGGCTTGCCAGCGCTAGTTCGTCTACCTACTATAGCGAATCTGTTTCCAGCAAAACCGCCGTCAGATGACGGTGGTTTTGCCTATTTCTGGCGTTCATTCGCTTCTCTTTTATTCAAAGGTCTGAATCCGCATGCGAGTACCACGCATTTTTCATCCCGAGACGCTCCCCCTACACGGCGGTGAAGCCGAACTGAGCGACGATGCCGCCAATCACGTTGGTCGCGTGTTACGCATGAATACGGGACAGGCATTGCAGTTGTTTGATGGCAGCAATCATGTCTTTGATGCGGAAATCATCGCGGCCAGCAAAAAGAGTGTGCGCGTTCGCTTCACAGCAGGTAAGTTGGAAAATAAAGAATCGCCCCTACATTTACATCTGGGACAGGTGATGTCGCGCGGCGAAAAGATGGAGTTTACTATCCAGAAATCCATCGAACTGGGCGTCAATGTGATTACCCCGCTGCTTTCTGAACGCTGTGGCGTAAAACTGGATGCCGAGCGTATGGAGAAAAAAATTAGCCAGTGGCAGAAGATTGCGGTTGCCGCCTGCGAACAGTCCGGCCGCAACTGTGTGCCGCTGGTGCGGCCAGCAATGACGCTGGGAGTCTGGTGTGCGGAACAAGACGATGCGTTGAAATTGAATCTGCACCCGCGCGCCACACAAAGCATCAATACGCTGCCGCTGCCCGTAGAACGGGTCAGGCTGCTGATCGGCCCGGAAGGCGGCCTCACCGCCGATGAAATTACCATGACCTCAGAACACGGATTCACTGATATCCTGTTGGGGCCACGCGTCTTGCGCACAGAAACCACTGCACTCACCGCCATGACCGCCTTACAGGTACGTTTCGGCGATTTGGGGTAAAGGAGAAAAGAATGATCAAACTCGGTATCGTGATGGACCCGATTGACACCATCAATATCAAGAAAGACACCAGCTTTGCCATGCTGCTGGAAGCACAGCGCCGTGGTTGGGAACTGCATTACATGGAGATGAACGATCTCTATATGCACGCGGGCGTTGCCCGTGCAACAACGCGTCGCCTGAGCGTCCAGTACGATTACGACGGCTGGTACGATTTCTCCGGCGAGCAGGACATTGCGCTGGAAGAGCTGGATGTGGTGCTGATGCGTAAAGATCCGCCGTTCGATACGGAATTCATCTACGCCACCTATATTCTGGAACGTGCGGAAGAGAAAGGCACGCTGATCGTCAACAAGCCGCAGAGCCTGCGTGATTGCAATGAGAAGCTGTTCACCGCCTGGTTCCCGCATCTGACCCCTGATACGCTCGTTACGCGTCGTGCAGACAAACTGCGCCAGTTCCATGAAAAACATGGCGACGTCATTCTCAAACCGCTCGACGGCATGGGCGGTGCGTCTATTTTCCGTTTGAAGCAGGATGACGCCAACGTCTCCGTGATCATCGAAACGCTGACCGAACACGCCACCCGCTACTGCATGGCGCAAAACTACCTGCCTGCGATTAAAGATGGCGACAAACGCGTGCTGGTCGTCGATGGCGAGCCGGTTCCCTACTGCCTGGCGCGTATCCCGAAAAGCGGTGAGACACGCGGTAACCTGGCCGCCGGTGGCCGTGGCGAAGCGCGTCCGTTAACCGAAAGCGACTGGAAAATCGCCCGTGACGTCGCTCCAACGTTAAAAGCCAAAGGCCTGATTTTCGTCGGTCTGGACATCATCGGTGACCGCCTGACAGAAATTAACGTCACCAGCCCGACCTGCGTGCGTGAAATCGAAGCGGCCTACCCGGATGTTTCCATCACCGGCATGCTGATAGACGCCATTGAAAAACGTCTGGCTGCACGTACTCGCTAATACCAGAAACACCTGACACACCATTCGGCCCGCGCAATACGGGCCGTTTCTCCAACGCTGACGGATATCGATAAAAATACACAATGAATTTACAGCATCACTTCCTCATTGCTATGCCAGCACTACAGGACTCTGTATTTAAACGTTCGGTGGTCTATATCTGCGAACATAATGAAGACGGAGCCATGGGGCTGATCATCAACAAACCGATGGATCAGTTTTCCGTGGAAAATGTGCTGAAAAAGCTAAAAATAGATCCGACACCGCGCGATCCTGCGATCCGATTAGATAAACCCGTCTTCATAGGCGGCCCGCTGGCGGACGACCGTGGTTTTATCCTGCATACGCCCTGCCCCGGCTTTGGTTCCAGCATCAGTATTTCTGAGGACACGATGATCACCACGTCAAAAGACGTGCTGGAAACGTTGGGTACGCCTAATCAGCCGAAAAATACGCTGGTCGCCTTAGGCTATTCCGCCTGGGAGAACGGTCAGTTGGAAGAAGAGCTGCTGGAGAACGCCTGGCTGACCACGCCAGCCGATAAAGACATTCTGTTCCATACGCCGATTGCCGAACGCTGGCGGGCCGCGGCCAGAAAGCTGGGCATCGATATTCATAATATCTCCACTGAAGCGGGACATGCCTGATGAGCAGCAGAACCATTCTTGCCTTTGATTTTGGGACAAAAAGCATCGGTGTCGCCATCGGTCAGGAGATTACCGGTACGGCGCGGCCGCTGACCTCATTCAAAGCGCAGGAAGGGATTCCAGACTGGCAAAAAGTGGAGAAGCTGCTGTCAGAATGGCAACCCGATCTGGTCGTCGTTGGTTTACCGCTCAATATGGATGGTACCGAACAGCCGCTGACGGCACGGGCGCGAAAGTTCGCTAACCGACTGCATGGCCGTTTTGGCGTCGCGATTGCGCTACACGATGAACGCTTGAGTACGGTGGAAGCGCGTGCCGATCTCTTCGAACGCGGTGGCTTTAGAGCGCTGGATAAAGGTAGCGTAGATGCTGCCTCTGCGGTGATTATTCTGGAAAGCTGGTTCGAGGCACAACACTAAAAAACGCGGGTTGTGGCGAGCCACAAAAATGGCGTACTGGGCAGCACGCCATAAGCCGTTATCCCGCGTTGGCAGAGAATCCACCAACACGGGACAGCGTTAATTAGGCATCGGGGAATTCACGGATGAAACGTTCAACGTCATTCACCATCGATTCCGTCCCTACGAAGAACGGTGAGCGCTGGTGCAGTTTCTCCGGCGTGATATCCAGAATACGGTTTTTACCGTCGCTGGCCTTGCCGCCCGCCTGCTCCGCCAGAAACGCCATCGGGTTGCATTCGTACAGCAAACGCAGTTTGCCTTTTGGATAGCTCGCCGTGCTTGGGTACAGGTAAATTCCGCCTTTCAGCAGATTGCGGTGGAAATCCGCCACCAGTGAGCCGATATAACGCGACGTATAAGGACGCTGCGTCTCTTCATCCTGCTCCTGACAGTATTTGATGTATTTCTTCACGCCGACAGGAAACTTGATGTAGTTCCCTTCGTTGATGGAATACATATTCCCTTTTTCCGGGAAGCAAACTTTTTCATGCGAGAGACAGAATACACCGAGCGACGGATCGTAGGTAAAGGCGTGAACGCCGTGACCCGTGGTGTACACCAGCATGGTTGAAGAACCGTAAACAATGTAGCCCGCCGCAACTTGCTGGCTACCAGGCTGTAAGAAGTCAGCTTCCGTGACTGAGGTTCCCAGCGGCGTAATACGGCGATAAATAGAGAAAATGGTACCGACAGAGACGTTCACATCGATATTCGACGAACCATCCAGCGGGTCCATCAGAACGACATACTTGGCATTTTCCGCCTTATCACCTTCAAAGATAACAATTTCATCTTCTTCTTCGGAGGCAATACCTGCCACTTCACCACGTGCTTTTAATGCCGCTTTCAGTTTCTCATTGGCATACAGATCGAGCTTCATCTGCACTTCGCCCTGAACATTAGAAATGCCGCTGGCACCCAGGATATCAACCAAACCCGCTTTATTGATATCACGGTGAATAATCTTGGCACCCAGTTTAATAGCAGACAGCAGCGCGGTAAGCTCACCTGTGGCGTGAGAGAAATCGTGCTGTTTTTCGACGATAAATTCGCCTAACGTTTTCATAACACTATTCCAGAATCTACGGATGAAAAGCGGTTTCATTTCTGCACCGCCAACGTTTGCGCATGCAGTGTAGCCCAAAGAGAAAGTGAGTACCTAGTCAAATCCATTTCTTATGGCGGATTCATAGCGTTAGAATGTGACGCAGACTCACTGTGAAGATGGAAAATGTATGCGTATTCATATTTTAGGTATCTGCGGCACCTTTATGGGTGGCCTTGCCCTGCTTGCTCGTTCACTGGGGCATGACGTCACGGGCTCAGATGCAAATGTTTATCCCCCCATGAGTACCTTACTTGAAGAGCAGGGAATCACGCTGATTCAGGGCTACGATCCGGTACAGCTTACCCCCGCCCCTGATTTGGTCATCATCGGCAATGCAATGACGCGTGGGAACCCGTGCGTCGAAGCCGTACTGGAACAGGGATTACCTTATGTTTCCGGTCCACAGTGGCTGCACGATCATGTATTACGCGATCGCTGGGTGATTGCCGTTGCGGGTACACATGGCAAAACCACCACGGCAGGGATGGTCACCTGGATTCTGGAAGATTGCGGCTATCAGCCGGGCTTTGTGATCGGTGGCGTTCCCGGCAACTTCACCGTTTCCGCCCGCTTGGGCGACAGCCCGTTTATGGTGCTCGAAGCCGATGAATATGACTGTGCATTCTTCGACAAACGTTCCAAATTCGTACATTACTGCCCCAGAACGCTGGTGCTTAACAACCTCGAATTCGATCACGCCGATATCTTTGACGATCTGAAAGCCATTCAAAAACAGTTCCACCATCTTGTGCGGCTGGTGCCGGGAAGCGGGAAAATCATCCTGCCAACCAATGACCTTAACCTCAAACAGGTGATGGGGATGGGATGCTGGAGCGAGCAGGAACTGGTTGGTGAAGAAGGCACGTGGCGGGCACAGAAAGTGTCGATTGATGCCAGCCAATATCAGGTTTACCTGAACAATGAACTCGTCGGTGAAGTCCACTGGAAGCTGGTGGGCGAACACAACATGCACAACGGGCTGATGGCCATCGCCGCCGCACACC is from Pectobacterium carotovorum and encodes:
- a CDS encoding SprT family zinc-dependent metalloprotease; amino-acid sequence: MNTPRIPIASHQAVMRCLRDKLQQANLTLQTDYTEPTVNYQQRGATAGTAWLQHWEIRLNPVLLQENQQAFIDEVVPHELAHLLVYARFGRVAPHGKEWRWMMENVLRVPAKRTHRFAVQSVQGKTFTYLCDCQRHELTIRRHNRVLRGETEYRCRRCGKTLRHDVKSSI
- the rsmE gene encoding 16S rRNA (uracil(1498)-N(3))-methyltransferase produces the protein MRVPRIFHPETLPLHGGEAELSDDAANHVGRVLRMNTGQALQLFDGSNHVFDAEIIAASKKSVRVRFTAGKLENKESPLHLHLGQVMSRGEKMEFTIQKSIELGVNVITPLLSERCGVKLDAERMEKKISQWQKIAVAACEQSGRNCVPLVRPAMTLGVWCAEQDDALKLNLHPRATQSINTLPLPVERVRLLIGPEGGLTADEITMTSEHGFTDILLGPRVLRTETTALTAMTALQVRFGDLG
- the gshB gene encoding glutathione synthase, producing MIKLGIVMDPIDTINIKKDTSFAMLLEAQRRGWELHYMEMNDLYMHAGVARATTRRLSVQYDYDGWYDFSGEQDIALEELDVVLMRKDPPFDTEFIYATYILERAEEKGTLIVNKPQSLRDCNEKLFTAWFPHLTPDTLVTRRADKLRQFHEKHGDVILKPLDGMGGASIFRLKQDDANVSVIIETLTEHATRYCMAQNYLPAIKDGDKRVLVVDGEPVPYCLARIPKSGETRGNLAAGGRGEARPLTESDWKIARDVAPTLKAKGLIFVGLDIIGDRLTEINVTSPTCVREIEAAYPDVSITGMLIDAIEKRLAARTR
- the endA gene encoding deoxyribonuclease I; its protein translation is MLRKILAISAVGAALFSATALGQNINNFSQAKAAAVEINRDAPGSFYCGCKITWQGKKGTPDLESCGYQVRKNEQRASRIEWEHVVPAWQFGHQRQCWQDGGRKNCSSDPVYREMETDLHNLQPAIGEVNGDRGNAMYGQWNGGTSQYGQCEMKIDFKNNLAEPPARARGQIARTYFYMRDRYQLRLSSQQTQLFEAWDKQYPVTQWECTRNQRIAAKQGNPNPYVQQACQR
- the speA gene encoding biosynthetic arginine decarboxylase, which encodes MSDDMIHHGSSATGKHENLRSMQEVAMNDRNASEMLRTYNIAWWGNNYYDVNELGHISVCPDPDVPEARVDLARLVKDMQKDHHQRLPALFCFPQILQHRLRSINAAFKQARESFGYEGGYFLVYPIKVNQHRRVIESLANSGEPLGLEAGSKAELMAVLGHAGMTRTVIVCNGYKDREYIRLALIGEKLGHKVYLVIEKMSEIRLVLEEAERLNVVPRLGVRARLASQGSGKWQSSGGEKSKFGLAAIQVLQLVEMLREAGRLDSLQLLHFHLGSQLANIRDIATGVRESARFYVELHKLGVNIQCFDVGGGLGVDYEGTRSQSDCSVNYGLNEYANNVIWGIGDACNEHGLPHPTVITESGRAVTAHHTVLVSNIIGVERNEFSEPTEPEEDAPRALESLWSTWKEIKQPGKRRSLREWLHDSQMDLHDVHTQYTHGMLDLTQRAKAEQLYLSICKLIQEQLDPSNRAHRPVIDELQERMADKLYVNFSLFQSMPDAWGIDQLFPVLPLEGLDKQPERRAVLLDITCDSDGTIDHYVDGDGIATTMPMPPYDPENPPLLGFFMVGAYQEILGNMHNLFGDTSTVDVFVFQDGTVEIEESDEGNTVADMLEYVQLDPEVLMTRFRDQVKETDLDAELQAQFMEEFESGLYGYTYLEDEE
- a CDS encoding helix-turn-helix transcriptional regulator, translating into MLSIKPVNRFTLQQGKKKCIFIIDGSSEGFEEYYESIRTHFYNMASSFVIINNSPNHPPVCIDEKTILISKSAAIDSFYKLLDFVHLHDRRLFSPVRLSKSEYAVFQHWCAGYTAEAIADIIGLNKKSVLNSKSRLLNKYGVQDKNSLLLIAKIIFKDSVIEEFDSLPKPATDINISNSLI
- a CDS encoding YqgE/AlgH family protein — its product is MNLQHHFLIAMPALQDSVFKRSVVYICEHNEDGAMGLIINKPMDQFSVENVLKKLKIDPTPRDPAIRLDKPVFIGGPLADDRGFILHTPCPGFGSSISISEDTMITTSKDVLETLGTPNQPKNTLVALGYSAWENGQLEEELLENAWLTTPADKDILFHTPIAERWRAAARKLGIDIHNISTEAGHA
- the ruvX gene encoding Holliday junction resolvase RuvX; the protein is MSSRTILAFDFGTKSIGVAIGQEITGTARPLTSFKAQEGIPDWQKVEKLLSEWQPDLVVVGLPLNMDGTEQPLTARARKFANRLHGRFGVAIALHDERLSTVEARADLFERGGFRALDKGSVDAASAVIILESWFEAQH
- a CDS encoding M48 family metallopeptidase, with the translated sequence MVIRSSVLALCVATLLTGCQNLNTNTLMQSGAQAFQAATLSDADVKSLSNQSCEQMDKEAKIAPADSKYTQRLNKIADALGHDINGTPANYKVYLTKDVNAWAMANGCIRVYSGLMDMMNDNEVEGVLGHEMGHVALGHTRKAMQVAYAATAARTAIASAGGVAQSLSESQLADLGEKLVNSQFSQTQETQADDYSFDLLKKRGINREGLASSFEKLAKLDAGHESSMFDSHPSSEGRAKHIRERIAAEK
- the metK gene encoding methionine adenosyltransferase gives rise to the protein MAKHLFTSESVSEGHPDKIADQISDAVLDAILEQDPKARVACETYVKTGMVLVGGEITTSAWVDIEEITRRTVRDIGYVNSEMGFDANSCAVLSAIGKQSPDINQGVDRSDPLEQGAGDQGLMFGYATNETDVLMPAPVTYAHRLVQRQSEVRKSGILPWLRPDAKSQVTFLYDDGKIAGIDAVVLSTQHSEDISQKDLHEAVMEEIIKPVLPAEWLSANTKYFINPTGRFVIGGPMGDCGLTGRKIIVDTYGGAARHGGGAFSGKDPSKVDRSAAYAARYVAKNIVAAGLADRCEIQVSYAIGVAEPTSIMIETFGTEKVSTEQLTLLVREFFDLRPYGLIQMLDLLHPIYQETAAYGHFGREHFPWEKTDKAAQLREAAGL